A region of Silurus meridionalis isolate SWU-2019-XX chromosome 17, ASM1480568v1, whole genome shotgun sequence DNA encodes the following proteins:
- the fpgt gene encoding fucose-1-phosphate guanylyltransferase, whose protein sequence is MTEKIKNTKLKQSTNKKLKKYNTLRGAEVKSGGFWDLVVITAVDEDQRRWYEVQLQEKILRRELPLTVYRVVADPPGYKIGNGGSTLHVLQLLSDEYGDTLSRFRVLLIHAGGWSQRLPHTSALGKIFMAVPLGERVYQMLDLKLLMYVDFPAHMNPGVLVTCADDVELYSATQSMEFYKPGFTALAHPSPLSIGQSHGVFVLEPGDEPPVHDVEYRTCHRFLHKPSVEVMQRSGAVFRKQDDDVVYTDSTYYISHGTVETLLELYREIRPLSCEIDAYGDFLQSLGSSATAEYTNNTENVAKKEKGLVEVRKKIFQHLRGTQLNVIILNESKFYHLGTMNEYLFHLTVDMCLREELCLQTITFSSCPLDVCENNNVCVIQSIIHPSVRVCEGSVVEFSRLEQGVMLGQNSIISSCWVERSLSIPSFTFMHSFAVSMDGRTQFATVAFGVQDDLKKIVLCCEDVGRLKVFGVSFSECVSHWGLSVKDIRFSGDLCVYNLWTCCMFPICEDMKTSFSTTLQMVKAAHGNGFMSLHKHTLLSLQEILHNKDLEIMLGFRNHLHEEILQESQDAAHQERTISG, encoded by the exons ATGacggaaaaaataaaaaacacaaaactgaaacAATCCACCaacaaaaagctgaaaaaatacAACACACTCAGgg gtgctGAGGTGAAATCAGGTGGGTTTTGGGACTTGGTGGTGATCACAGCAGTAGATGAAGATCAGAGACGTTGGTATGAAGTTCAGCTGCAGGAGAAGATCCTCAGGCGTGAGCTTCCTCTCACTGTGTACCGTGTGGTCGCAGATCCTCCAGGCTACAAGATCG GTAACGGAGGCTCGACACTACACGTTCTCCAGCTCCTGAGTGATGAGTATGGAGATACCTTATCCAGGTTCAGAGTACTCCTCATCCACGCTG gAGGGTGGAGTCAGCGTTTACCCCACACCAGTGCCCTGGGGAAGATCTTCATGGCTGTTCCTCTAGGAGAACGTGTGTATCAGATGTTGGATTTAAAGCTGCTCATGTATGTGGACTTTCCTGCTCACATGAACCCTGGTGTATTGGTCACGTGTGCTGATGACGTGGAGCTCTACAGTGCCACCCAGAGTATGGAGTTTTATAAACCTGGCTTCACTGCCCTGGCACACCCCTCCCCCCTGTCCATCGGCCAATCACATGGTGTGTTTGTTCTGGAACCCGGAGATGAGCCACCTGTCCACGATGTGGAATACAGAACCTGCCACCGGTTCCTGCACAAACCCAGTGTGGAAGTAATGCAGAGAAGTGGCGCTGTGTTCAGGAAGCAGGATGATGACGTGGTCTACACTGACAGCACATACTACATCAGTCATGGCACAGTGGAGACGCTGCTGGAGCTCTACCGAGAAATTAGACCTCTGAGTTGTGAGATTGATGCCTACGGTGATTTTCTGCAGAGTTTAGGAAGCAGCGCTACGGCCGAGTACACCAACAACACTGAGAATGTTGCGAAGAAGGAGAAAGGTCTGGTAGAAGTCAGAAAGAAGATCTTTCAGCATCTCAGAGGAACACAGCTGAATGTAATAATCCTCAACGAATCAAAATTTTACCACCTGGGCACCATGAATGAGTACCTGTTCCACCTTACTGTAGACATGTGTCTACGAGAAGAACTTTGTCTCCAGACCATCACCTTCAGTTCCTGTCCTTTGGATGTATGTGAGAATAATAACGTGTGTGTCATACAGAGCATAATCCATCcaagtgtgcgagtgtgtgaggGCAGTGTGGTGGAATTCTCCAGGCTAGAGCAAGGAGTCATGTTGGGCCAGAACTCCATTATCAGTAGTTGCTGGGTGGAAAGAAGTCTCTCCATCCCCTCCTTCACCTTTATGCACTCATTCGCTGTGTCTATGGATGGAAGGACACAGTTTGCCACTGTGGCATTTGGTGTTCAGGATGATCTGAAAAAGATTGTGCTCTGCTGTGAAGATGTGGGTAGGTTAAAAGTGTTTGGTGTTTCttttagtgagtgtgtgagccACTGGGGACTGAGTGTGAAGGACATCAGGTTCTCTGgagacctgtgtgtgtataaccTTTGGACCTGCTGCATGTTTCCTATATGTGAGGACATGAAGACCTCTTTCTCCACCACGCTGCAGATGGTCAAAGCAGCTCATGGAAATGGATTTATGagtttacacaaacacacactgctctcattgcaggagatcctccacaaCAAAGACCTGGAGATCATGCTGGGGTTCAGAAACCATCTGCATGAGGAAATCCTGCAAGAATCGCAAGATGCAGCACATCAGGAAAGAACCATTTCTGGGTGA